Genomic DNA from Flavobacterium sp. N502540:
CAGACAATAATTTTAAAAGACAAAAAATTATGGCATTAGCAATTACAGATGCTACTTTTGATGAAGTAGTTTTGAAGTCAGATAAACCGGTAATGGTAGATTTTTGGGCAGCATGGTGCGGTCCTTGTAGAATGGTTGGTCCAATCATTGACCAATTAAGCGACGAATACGCAGGTAAAGTAGTTGTTGGTAAAGTAGATGTAGATGCTAACCAGGAATTTGCTGCAAAATATGGTGTTCGTAATATACCAACTGTTTTGGTTTTTCATAACGGTGAAGTAGTAGGAAAACAAGTAGGAGTTGCTCCTAAACAAACCTACGCAGATAGTTTAGACGCTTTGTTGTAATCGAAAGATTATATTTATATAAAAAAGGTTCGGCGAAAGTCGGACCTTTTTTATGTTTGAAGGTTTTTTACAGATTGAAAAATCTTTTTATATCAATTTTACTTATATTTTAGTCCAGTGCTTTCTGATATAATGCCGATGTAATATGAAAATAGTACAATGCAATTGGACTATATTGAATATACAATCGGTATTAATCCTTTCAATCTGTGACAAAAGAAACAGATTGAATTTTAATTCGTGAAAATTTAGGCATTACCTGCTAAACTTTTTTTATTTTTAGAGCATCTTAATTTCCTTTAAAAATGAAAATTTCCTATAGCTTACTCTGTTTTTTTGTGT
This window encodes:
- the trxA gene encoding thioredoxin, whose translation is MALAITDATFDEVVLKSDKPVMVDFWAAWCGPCRMVGPIIDQLSDEYAGKVVVGKVDVDANQEFAAKYGVRNIPTVLVFHNGEVVGKQVGVAPKQTYADSLDALL